A segment of the bacterium genome:
GTTTTCCACCACCAAACCTGGAGGACCGTTCCGATAGAAGGAATTCTTTTTGAACCAGGCCGACGTATAGCCGATCTTGAACCCAACTCGCACCTGCCCCAGCGCGCCCGAAGTAGCGAAAAGCGATAAAAGCAGAAACAGAGCAAACAGCAAAACGACGCGATTTTTCATGTCATCACACCCGGTTATGGCAGAATCGCCACTCTTTCATCGTCATTTACGAGCGAAGCGAAGCAATCTATTGCGATTTTTTTTCTCCCTACCGCTGCTCACTCGGCTTCGGAAGAGAATCTGCCGACTGCTCAACCATTTTCTCCAAATCCCGCATCACTTCAGCGGTGATTCTTTCACTCCACTCTTGCCCAACTACCATGCTCTCCTGCATGAGCTGAGGCGTGAGCGAGATGGCTTTGCGCCCAACCGGAGAAGAATAAAACGCCTTCATTTCTCGAATATCTTCGAGCGTAAAGTACTTGTCGTAGATCGGAACGACCATTCGCTCCATCTCTTGAGGATCGATCTTTGACTCGAGGCGAAGCAAGTAATCTTCCGGCACTTGAGGCATGGCCGCCCTAAGTTGCTGGAACATCACTACCACAAATTGCTTGCCGAGGTTAGCGGCCCCCGTCAACTGCAGAAGTTCCGTAATCTCCGCAGCCTTGGTGCTGTCTACCAGATTATAGAGTGAGTCTATGGACGACTGGGCATGCGGCGACGGCGTCGCAGCTATGATCAGTACGATCAACGAGAGGAGTGTTGTTGTGAGATTGAAGCGCATAATTCGGTCCCCTGAGCTTTGCGTTAGTATATTGAAGGCAAGTTATCCAATTTACTCGCTCGATGCAACTCATTCGAAGTGGTGTCGCTGCGCGTCGTGCCAATTCCTTCATCGCTTCTCAAGGTAATCCAGGAAGAACTTGTGATACGGATCACGCGTAAAGGCGATTAGCCCGACAATTATCAAGTCTCTACCAACTTCTCCGCTGGCATCGACATTGAGGTCCTGATCCTTCTCATAGATCAGCACGCCCGACTGCAGGTCATACAAACGAAGCGACATATTGCCAGCTGCCCTCCCGATGACCGATCCAAGTCCGAATTTTATCGGTAAGACAAGAAGATCTGCGCCTTCAAGCGCCTCTCTAAGATGCGTGATTTTCCCCGAATCGAGAATCTGGTCCATCGTCGGGCCAAGTTTTCGTAGTTCCTTTGAATACTCGAATGCGACCAAAGTATCCAGAATTTTCGCGAAGATTGAATCGGAACTGATTTTGTTCCGGAAGGAAGCCGGTCCTACCGGATGTACGATGCCAGCGTCGGTGTACATGCTCGTAAAAAACGAATCGAGCTTGGTCTCGACCACAGGCTCCTCGTAGATGATCGGCATGATTGCTACGGTCAGAGGCAGACTGTCACTCTTCGGGCGATATTGCTTGTTTTCGTACTTCTTTGCGAAGGTCGGTGAAGATATGGCGACAACTATTGTCAGGACAAAAGTGATTCGTTTCATGCTTCTCCTGCTCTCAAATACTTTCGGTTGTGTTCTACTATCATTCTGCGTCGTACCGACGCGGAGTGGCTGGCGCCGAAGCAACCTCAAAGACCCACCCTAAATGGTGGGCCAACTGCCACCCGGGCATGCTCCACGCAATTCGCGACAGTCTGATTCTAATCGCTACACTCTCCTGCATGTATCCGAAAATACGTCCCTACATCGAGGTACCACCAGTAACCATCGATGAAAAACTTAGGGACATCCTCTTCATAGAGTTGATAGATGAGTGCCTGCACGTCTGAGCGAACGCTCCGGTCTTCCCACATGGCGTGTCCTTTAGCGAAGGATTCGAACTTTCCACTGACTGTGTCCAATCCTGTGCAGAAGACGCCATATTCAGTGTTGAAAGGAACTTGAACTGTGTCGAATGTATTCGTGTCGGGTTCGCACGGGGACTCGAATTGATAGTGATCAACGATTGTCAACCTGTACGTTTCTTCAATCGACTGCACACTGAAGAAACGTTCATCAAGTGCGGATTCATAGCCTGGATCGACAAGAGTATCTTCGGAACAGTCCCAGGCCGGCCATCTTTCCAAATACATCCGAGTAGTACTAGGCGTAGCTAATTGCAATTTTCCATTGCTTACACAGATGAGCGCGTATCCTCCCCAGCGACAAACCGTGCCACATCGCAGGCGATACTTCAACTCCAGGAAGTGGTCGAAGAGCACGGTTAAGCTGTCCAATCCGGTGTACCCTTCAATACAGATCCTTTGCGAATCGAGTTCGCAGTGGAGTCGACTTTTCCACAAGTCGCGATAAACGTGTACTTGCTTGGGTTCTCCCTCAAAAGACTTCAAAGTGACTACGAGATTATCGTCCTCAAACCTGCCGGTGGTCTGAGCGCAAAGGAGATTTGGTAAGATGACCAGCACGAGCGTCATGGTCACCACTTCCAAATACTTCAATCTATTCCCCGCCAATTCGTCACCCTTCATGTTTTGACCGCAATGTGAGCCGAGCGATTCCGGTCTGCCAGC
Coding sequences within it:
- a CDS encoding DUF2059 domain-containing protein, translating into MRFNLTTTLLSLIVLIIAATPSPHAQSSIDSLYNLVDSTKAAEITELLQLTGAANLGKQFVVVMFQQLRAAMPQVPEDYLLRLESKIDPQEMERMVVPIYDKYFTLEDIREMKAFYSSPVGRKAISLTPQLMQESMVVGQEWSERITAEVMRDLEKMVEQSADSLPKPSEQR